Proteins encoded in a region of the Methanofollis tationis genome:
- a CDS encoding DUF58 domain-containing protein, whose translation MEVGRSVQAALLFTVILAGFSILADSVAAALGACTLGMFLVSRSAVASFHFRTVAGSLSIERTLEKKVVKQDASIKVGIKVRVRVPQGVALLIEDLPPVGARLIEGSCSLQVQGPFDGEETATYRMTVPTEGRVRFAGVRVDMPDHFFPKSATFAGESMQMPGFMVKPNRLFLTHRGGHETRGSEERRLSSVSSDLVRSFRKFVDGDDYRNIDWKMTARHDTLYIKEYSAEVTAPPLILVDIPQVPVDPAVRSAFLDTVQAAVATWMQESGSVSLMIIKGPAVISFLPKDTDYAGVLRAIPASWDAIQETWFYRSRPASGLQMEIAALSKMVKKEGEESDSKKYFANLSAYYAAVLAGRSLSVFEEQVARALWRLNPGRIEIFSCNAGDQSHIRLVTSIAEHQGIAVEVWAQKGQEKTGVFERIGFDQRAGAEAA comes from the coding sequence GTGGAGGTCGGCCGGAGTGTGCAGGCCGCGCTCCTCTTCACCGTCATACTTGCAGGGTTCTCGATCCTCGCCGACAGCGTTGCCGCCGCTCTTGGCGCCTGTACCCTGGGGATGTTTCTGGTCTCGCGCTCTGCCGTAGCGTCGTTTCATTTCAGGACAGTTGCCGGATCGCTCTCCATCGAGCGCACGCTGGAGAAAAAGGTGGTAAAACAGGACGCCTCGATCAAGGTCGGGATAAAAGTCAGGGTCAGGGTGCCGCAGGGAGTCGCCCTGCTGATCGAGGATCTCCCGCCGGTCGGGGCGCGGCTTATAGAGGGGTCCTGCTCCCTTCAGGTCCAGGGGCCGTTTGACGGTGAAGAGACAGCCACCTACCGCATGACGGTGCCGACAGAGGGGCGGGTCAGGTTCGCCGGGGTGAGGGTCGATATGCCCGACCATTTTTTTCCTAAATCGGCAACATTTGCCGGGGAGTCCATGCAGATGCCCGGGTTTATGGTCAAACCGAACAGGCTGTTTCTGACGCACCGCGGAGGGCACGAGACGCGAGGGTCTGAAGAGCGCCGACTCTCCTCAGTGTCGTCGGACCTTGTCAGGTCGTTCAGAAAATTTGTCGACGGCGACGATTACCGGAACATCGACTGGAAAATGACGGCAAGACACGATACCCTCTATATAAAGGAATATTCAGCAGAGGTCACTGCACCCCCCCTGATCCTGGTCGATATCCCGCAGGTGCCGGTGGATCCCGCGGTGCGCTCGGCATTTCTCGATACCGTGCAGGCGGCGGTCGCCACCTGGATGCAGGAGTCGGGGTCGGTCTCCCTCATGATCATAAAAGGGCCGGCAGTCATCTCGTTTCTCCCTAAAGACACCGATTACGCCGGGGTGCTGCGTGCCATTCCGGCGTCATGGGACGCGATTCAGGAGACATGGTTTTACCGTTCACGCCCGGCATCAGGTCTGCAGATGGAGATCGCCGCCCTTTCAAAGATGGTGAAAAAAGAAGGGGAGGAAAGCGACTCTAAAAAATACTTTGCCAACCTCTCGGCATATTACGCAGCGGTTCTGGCCGGCAGGAGCCTCTCGGTCTTTGAAGAGCAGGTCGCCAGAGCGCTCTGGAGGCTCAACCCCGGACGCATCGAGATCTTCTCGTGCAACGCAGGAGATCAGAGCCATATTCGTCTGGTGACCAGCATCGCAGAACACCAGGGGATAGCGGTGGAGGTCTGGGCACAGAAAGGTCAGGAGAAGACGGGGGTGTTCGAACGGATCGGGTTCGATCAGAGAGCGGGGGCGGAGGCGGCATGA
- a CDS encoding AAA family ATPase, with the protein MTGETIENDLKAISKSYTRIAEQIGKFVVGNTPLIEMIFVSMLSEGHILLEGVPGTAKTVIAKTVAALSGCDFKRIQCAVDMQPADIVGVRMYDAEKKDFVLKKGPIFSNFILVDEINRVSPRTQSAFIEAMSERQTTIDGITHQFSDPFFVIATQNPYEFEGTFPLIEAQKDRFMFSTKLRYLDADEELEIIRRESTGYLDWDAYRSAIDPVLTPGMIRRFIGTARSVRAEEPILRYIRDIVLETRKHDDIWLGASPRASIAFVRGSKALAALSGRDYVIPDDIKRIARLALPHRLILRRESDLGGVTTGEVTEDILAAVEVL; encoded by the coding sequence ATGACAGGCGAAACAATCGAGAATGATCTGAAAGCGATATCGAAGTCTTATACCAGGATTGCAGAGCAGATTGGAAAATTTGTGGTGGGCAATACGCCTCTCATCGAGATGATCTTCGTCAGCATGCTCAGCGAGGGGCATATCCTTCTTGAAGGAGTGCCGGGCACGGCCAAGACCGTCATTGCAAAGACGGTAGCAGCCCTTTCAGGCTGTGATTTCAAACGCATTCAATGCGCTGTGGATATGCAGCCAGCCGACATCGTCGGGGTGCGGATGTATGATGCAGAGAAGAAGGATTTTGTCCTGAAAAAAGGGCCGATCTTCTCCAATTTCATTCTGGTCGACGAGATCAACCGGGTCAGCCCGCGCACGCAGAGCGCCTTCATCGAGGCGATGAGCGAGCGGCAGACCACGATCGACGGGATTACGCACCAGTTTTCCGATCCGTTCTTCGTGATTGCCACCCAGAACCCGTACGAGTTCGAGGGCACCTTCCCCCTCATCGAGGCCCAGAAGGACCGGTTCATGTTCAGCACAAAACTCAGGTACCTTGACGCCGACGAGGAGCTTGAGATCATCAGACGGGAGAGCACAGGCTATCTCGACTGGGACGCCTACCGGTCGGCGATAGACCCGGTGCTTACGCCCGGTATGATCCGGCGTTTCATCGGGACGGCCAGGAGTGTGCGGGCTGAAGAGCCGATCCTCAGGTACATCAGGGACATCGTCCTCGAAACACGGAAACACGATGATATCTGGCTCGGCGCCAGCCCCAGGGCGTCAATCGCCTTTGTGCGCGGCAGCAAGGCCCTTGCTGCACTGAGCGGGAGAGATTATGTTATTCCTGACGACATTAAGCGGATCGCGCGGCTCGCCCTGCCCCACCGCCTGATCCTGAGACGGGAGTCCGATCTCGGCGGTGTGACGACCGGCGAGGTCACCGAAGATATCCTTGCGGCGGTTGAGGTGCTGTAG
- a CDS encoding DUF4350 domain-containing protein, with protein sequence MVRIKFIRMAAAAIALLAVSVLFLHLSTTDHEFSRYNIGWNGTSVFAGNLEDAGGVILHETADLPNYRDAVLLLIAPEGEISDSEIGDYRAFLKGNNTIFIFDESGASNKLLKEIGSDIRVIPGKIAGFDSGYADTRLPNGYPESDHPLLEGVASIAFNHPAQVMGGEVLVSSGIFSWYDLDGSGRMEAGEPSGRFVFISSQPIGGGEVIVCADPSILINTMLGRGVPGDGAIFAENLLSYRNTAILESAHSATAATGGIGEALAHLKASPPLQAGIMGACLLVAGIAWRRRVCSGCQS encoded by the coding sequence GTGGTCAGGATTAAGTTCATCAGAATGGCAGCGGCCGCCATCGCTCTTCTGGCGGTCTCTGTCCTTTTCCTCCACCTCTCCACGACCGACCACGAGTTCAGCAGATACAATATCGGGTGGAACGGCACCTCAGTCTTTGCCGGGAATCTGGAGGATGCAGGCGGCGTGATCCTGCACGAGACTGCGGACCTGCCGAACTACCGCGACGCCGTCCTTCTTCTGATCGCGCCGGAGGGAGAGATCTCTGATAGCGAGATCGGCGATTATAGAGCGTTTCTTAAGGGTAACAACACGATTTTTATCTTTGACGAGTCAGGGGCGTCAAACAAACTGCTCAAAGAAATCGGTTCAGATATCAGAGTTATTCCAGGCAAAATCGCAGGTTTCGACTCGGGGTATGCAGATACACGCCTCCCGAACGGCTATCCAGAGAGCGATCACCCGCTGCTCGAAGGTGTGGCGTCGATCGCCTTCAATCACCCTGCACAGGTGATGGGAGGGGAGGTCCTCGTCAGTTCGGGTATCTTTAGCTGGTACGACCTGGACGGGAGCGGGCGGATGGAGGCGGGAGAACCTTCGGGAAGGTTCGTCTTCATCTCCAGCCAGCCGATCGGCGGGGGAGAGGTGATCGTCTGTGCAGACCCGAGCATCCTGATCAACACAATGCTGGGGCGGGGCGTGCCCGGAGACGGCGCCATCTTCGCCGAAAATCTGCTCTCGTACCGGAACACCGCAATTCTGGAGAGTGCCCACTCCGCAACCGCCGCAACCGGGGGCATAGGGGAGGCTCTGGCACACCTGAAGGCGTCGCCTCCCCTGCAGGCAGGGATCATGGGGGCCTGCCTTCTTGTGGCCGGAATCGCGTGGAGAAGAAGAGTATGTTCAGGGTGTCAATCATGA
- a CDS encoding carboxypeptidase-like regulatory domain-containing protein, which produces MQWVLAGVSLAIILICGSMITSPILYSAENASLTAHHADPSLISRTAENRAGSVVPAMDNLIESTGTIVLNIKNKDFKAAQTELEAYMAASRSFNSLIVNLDLSESEIGEFVDINRENIESLSTLFEESKRFEEISSLEVVYRDEENPEALYSVAYEGEALRMKMNEAYQRYAAQQSPLQSVSSRYGLSTASYNQSVTDFAAVVGETDAAQESRLDAIPKNDVFPLTLGIEPTTATFGDQILIAGTLYRSPGQEVGIYIDSRLWGTTFTDINGRYTAYYPVTAIGTGKHLIYTSRGRRYSDVIEFTIVPAPAALTLEATQGDYGAGDNVLFTGTLSSLDRPVSNALVSIVPDEGAAIQVLTDEKGVYSCTGLLDPGIREVRAVVSGESLPFAYTASGPVTVDVPHAWIGFASLVMKGAVILILGLGLEFMVRSIREQRSKRGATPISRHEIPVLRQPAPPPAPVAEVLSPAEVARRYALHVGNGDYGEAIRTLYLALADRIGRKAEIRNYIAWTPREILGATSGATEAKNLAEFIGRYEYSHYGTEKTSYGQAEALLRWYGSVTEAMGGGQD; this is translated from the coding sequence ATGCAATGGGTTCTGGCAGGGGTATCCCTGGCGATCATCCTCATCTGCGGGAGCATGATCACTTCGCCGATACTGTACTCGGCCGAAAACGCCTCTCTCACGGCGCATCATGCCGATCCGTCCCTCATCTCCAGAACGGCGGAGAACAGGGCAGGATCGGTCGTGCCTGCCATGGACAACCTGATCGAGAGCACGGGAACGATTGTTCTGAACATTAAAAACAAGGATTTTAAAGCGGCCCAGACCGAGCTGGAAGCCTATATGGCCGCCTCAAGGTCCTTCAACAGCCTCATCGTCAACCTGGACCTTTCCGAGAGCGAGATCGGGGAGTTCGTGGATATCAACAGGGAGAACATTGAATCCCTTTCCACCCTCTTTGAGGAGAGCAAACGCTTTGAGGAGATCTCCAGCCTTGAGGTGGTATACCGGGACGAGGAGAACCCTGAAGCGCTCTATTCAGTTGCCTACGAGGGAGAAGCGCTCAGGATGAAGATGAATGAGGCGTATCAGCGCTACGCCGCACAGCAGTCGCCCCTTCAGAGTGTGAGCAGCCGCTACGGCCTCTCCACCGCCTCATACAACCAGAGCGTGACCGATTTTGCCGCGGTCGTCGGCGAAACCGACGCCGCACAGGAGAGCAGGCTGGATGCAATCCCGAAAAACGATGTCTTTCCTCTCACCCTCGGCATAGAGCCGACCACCGCCACCTTCGGCGATCAGATCCTGATCGCGGGGACGCTGTACCGGAGCCCGGGGCAGGAGGTCGGGATCTATATCGACAGCCGCCTGTGGGGAACGACGTTCACCGATATCAACGGCAGATATACGGCCTATTATCCGGTAACGGCGATTGGCACGGGAAAACACCTGATCTATACCTCCCGGGGCAGAAGGTACTCAGATGTGATCGAGTTCACTATCGTGCCGGCGCCGGCCGCCCTGACACTCGAGGCCACACAGGGGGATTACGGGGCCGGGGACAACGTTCTCTTCACCGGCACCCTCTCAAGCCTTGACAGACCGGTTTCAAACGCCCTGGTCTCCATCGTGCCAGACGAAGGGGCGGCGATCCAGGTGCTTACCGATGAGAAGGGCGTTTACTCCTGCACCGGCCTGCTGGATCCGGGAATCAGAGAGGTGAGGGCAGTCGTCTCGGGCGAGTCCCTCCCCTTTGCATATACCGCCAGCGGCCCTGTCACCGTGGACGTACCCCATGCATGGATCGGATTTGCCTCCCTTGTGATGAAGGGTGCGGTCATCCTGATCCTCGGGCTCGGGCTGGAGTTCATGGTCAGGAGCATACGGGAACAGCGTTCAAAGAGAGGTGCCACTCCCATCAGCCGTCACGAAATTCCTGTCCTCAGGCAGCCCGCCCCGCCACCCGCACCAGTGGCCGAGGTGCTGTCGCCCGCCGAGGTGGCGCGGCGGTATGCGCTCCACGTTGGAAACGGCGACTACGGAGAGGCGATAAGGACCCTGTACCTCGCCCTCGCAGACAGGATCGGACGAAAGGCAGAGATCAGGAATTACATCGCATGGACGCCGCGGGAGATTCTTGGCGCTACATCAGGTGCGACAGAGGCCAAAAACCTTGCTGAATTTATCGGGAGGTACGAATATTCCCATTACGGCACCGAAAAAACCTCGTACGGACAGGCCGAGGCACTGTTGCGGTGGTATGGCAGCGTCACCGAGGCGATGGGTGGTGGTCAGGATTAA
- a CDS encoding lipase family alpha/beta hydrolase translates to MRTEQTPVVLVHGWKSHPGIWNLLTPQLERASIPCWNFDHTSMGDTPPAAIALALQEFIRTMRDENAYSGPIDVVCHSVGTCIARYLLEVLDGRKREEQVRHLIGIGPPNNGSALAELFNDPVYGPQILDQLAGVFVPRRYDPADDVIAQEVRPGSRTMAALRSAGVRQDVAYRFILSANLTATPDLFPCFDGKTWERSVDGGWQMTYAGDGIVPHTDSYLPGAGIEILPAEPAALRCNPDHYGHIRLPRNAEVVDRVMAHLLGSP, encoded by the coding sequence ATGAGAACCGAGCAGACGCCGGTCGTCCTGGTGCACGGATGGAAGAGTCATCCGGGCATCTGGAACCTCCTCACCCCGCAGCTTGAGCGTGCATCCATACCGTGCTGGAACTTCGACCATACCTCCATGGGTGATACCCCACCGGCAGCGATCGCTCTGGCCCTGCAGGAGTTCATCCGAACGATGCGGGATGAAAACGCATATTCCGGACCGATCGACGTCGTATGCCACTCCGTAGGGACGTGTATCGCCCGGTACCTCCTCGAAGTCCTCGACGGCCGGAAGCGGGAGGAGCAGGTCAGGCACCTGATCGGGATCGGGCCGCCGAACAACGGTTCAGCTCTGGCCGAACTCTTCAACGATCCGGTCTATGGGCCGCAGATCCTCGATCAGCTCGCCGGCGTCTTTGTGCCGCGGCGATACGATCCGGCAGACGACGTCATCGCCCAGGAGGTCAGGCCGGGAAGCCGGACGATGGCCGCCCTGCGGTCTGCGGGCGTCCGCCAGGACGTGGCGTACCGGTTCATCCTGAGCGCCAACCTCACCGCCACCCCTGATCTCTTCCCCTGTTTTGACGGAAAAACCTGGGAGCGCTCAGTAGATGGAGGATGGCAGATGACCTATGCAGGAGACGGGATCGTGCCGCATACCGATTCGTACCTGCCCGGCGCGGGCATCGAGATCCTGCCGGCCGAACCGGCGGCGCTGAGGTGCAACCCCGATCACTATGGCCATATCAGGCTGCCGCGGAACGCCGAGGTGGTGGACCGGGTGATGGCGCACCTTCTGGGCTCTCCCTGA